CTTCAGACGAGTCGCTAGCCACCGCTGCCGACGTCTGCttgccggcagcggcggcggtcggATCTAGCTTGCTACGGTGGGTTGGTAGGGTGGAGGTGGAGTTGCCTCCCGAGTCGCTAGAGCGGGGGGAGGGGGCAACTAGCAATCCCAAGAGCGATAACTAGAGTTCTATGCAGAGATTCAACACACAAATGATGTAGCCATGATTTTCATTTCATGGCTGAAAGCTAAGTTCAGAGATCATTGACTGTAACATTTGATGTATCATGGTTAAGTTACAGGGTAAACCAGCAACATCTATGCTTGTTACCACCCAATACAGATGAAAGATGGTAAGTCGGTGACTTCAACCAATATCACTGTGCAGAATCGTTCAAGCATTGtctgaagaaagaaaagacaGCCAATTATTTTTTTTCGAAACGAAAAAGACAGCCAATTGTCATGACATTGTATTCGAAGCAGCGTAACTTTTGAATTCCGAAGAGACGAATTGCGAAGTGGTTGTCAGAAGTCCTGCTCTCATATGGCTCTAGGTGCATGAACATTTGAGTGCCACAACTCCAGAGCAGCTGGATTCGCAGGAGAGCAAGTAAGACAATGAGGCAGTTAGGCAGCAAATCATGGGTGATGCAACTTTTGCAGCAGTTCATTTTCAATAATGTAATGTTCACATTTTGTGCATAACAAGCAAGAAGCACAGTCAGCAACAAAGCAACAAGATCAGCATTTTTCAGATAACTAACAAGTGAAACAACTGAAATTCCACTGATTCTGCTTGTTTAAAGCATTTTCAGATTACTCTTAACCAAACAAAGTACACCAATTTTCTCAAGCACAAGTCGGCGCACTTGACTAAAATAAGAACCCAAGCCAAGAAGAGGATTCTACATGCAGCAACTATTCCACCGATCTCTTTACACAGAAAACTCAAAACTATAGAAGTACTCTGAACATATGAGCTATGCTACACAGTATGCAAGTTTCAGATTCTACTGTCATCAATACGATACTATGATCTACAGAAGAACTGTCATGCAGCATCTATTTTACTGACCTCTCACAGAAAATCCAAAACTACAGAGGTGTTGTAAGCATATGATCGATGGCACACAGTATGCAAGTAATTGTTTCTACTCTCATCAGTATGATCAACTGGACAGACCGCTGGGAAAACTGCAAAGCTCTCACCTGGCGACTTGGTGGTGAGGACGATGATGTCCATGCCTCCATGGTCTCCTCGCTGCGAGGCAGGTCGATGACCAGAGGGATCGGCCGCCCGTATAAGCCAGCCCGCACGCACAACTTAATGCCGACGGAGTTCGCTACGCCAACACGGCCCTCAGTCTGAACACTGACCGGCCGTAGAACAGGGCTGGACGCGCCGGCGGAACAGGCCGCGGAAGCCTCCTCTGGGATTATTCTGTGGCGTTGGAACACAGGTGTTTAGGAAACCAAAACAAGTAGAGAACAACAGTTCGGAACGATTCTGACCCAGACAACCATTCTTAATTGTGATCTGGAAAGAAATGATCTAACTACAACACTGGTCACCGAGAATTATGCAAAACAGCTCAAATgatccaagcatgcatcatgaGAAAGAATTACATGCTTACAACGCCACAGAATAATTAAGTTCTAGACTAGATAAGAAATTTTGGATGAAATGGGAAGGCGAAAAGGACTAATGTAATCAAGAGATGCTCACTAAAGCGAAAGAAAttcagaggagcaagaagtcaAGAACCAAGAACTGCTGCTCCCTATGAGCGAGACCTACataattacttttttttttacagtgcGACCCTATCTACACGGTTTTTATTGAAGATCTGGGGCAAATACGAAACGGGGATCGAACTCCCACCAGACTCGGCTCCACCGTGGAGCATTGCCCCCACGCTGTATGGGTGACCGCATGGAAGCCCCAAAATTCGTCCGCTGAGGATCGAACCCGGAGCTCCCAAGTGCTACTAGAGCCAGCTGACCACTCGGCCACTGCTCGTTCACCGTGGAAGAAGTAGTAATCTTGGGACGAAATGTACCAAGAATTGCATCGCCGTGAACTTAACAGGCGGAATTAAGTCACTAACAGCTTCAGTAACAAAGACGGACACTTTGGCAGAAAGAAAGATGCAAGAATTGCGCCTAGGAGAATGCAACCATCAGATTTTGTAGTTCTCGCAAAAATCGACGCAAAAAAGAAACATCCAGGATCGATGCTCTAAGTACCAAGTTCACAGATCGAATTGATAGATTTCAAAAACCTTGCTCAGCCCAAGTCAATGCGAGGAGTACCAAGGAGAGGGGGACTACGAGCTCACCTGAGCAGGACCTGGAACTGGACGGACAAGGACTGGGGGTGTCGATCTCGGTGGGATGGCCTCACTATCCAATGCCACATATCGTTCCACTtgattttggggttttttttccATACTACTGATGGCAAGTTTTCAAAAGACATCTACTCGAGTTTGTGTTTCAAAATAACACTAGATCTCACCAAAACTCTCTCTTTTATCACTTTGATCTATTTTTCACCGTCACATGACATTTTCTTTTTACTTAACCCATTCAATGTGGAATCGAATGGGGAATGACATTCCTACCTTCGCGTCCGTCTCCTCCTCTGCCTTCCCCGCTCCTGCATCTCACTAACCATGATCTCCCTTCTTCCTGTGTGATGCCGACGAGCAGTTGAGCCGCTGTCGCACAGGCATGCTCACGCCTCCCTGCGCTGTCCTCGACCCCGCCGGCCGCAGAGCTAACAAGCTGCTACTGCAATGGCGTGCTCGCGCACGAGACCAAGTCTGTGCCGCCCGCGCCTGAGCTCGATCTTGGAGTCTAGTGCTGCACTAGACTTCTTCTCATCTCCTCCCGCAGAAACAAATGGACCAACCAACCGACGTGACCAGATCAAGGCGCGTAATCGCACGGTGACGACTTTTACCTTCTAGGTAGGGAGGGAGAGAGCCAAGGAGGGGAGGCTCGTTGTGATGGCGCTGGATGACGATGGCGAGTGGGTCAGCACGGTTAGGGTGGTGGTGTAAGAGGCAATGACGACTGTGGCGCTGCGGCTGGTGCTGTCGTACAAGTCGATGGCGTAAGTGGTGCGGCAGAAAATAGTACCGTAGCGGCAAATCAATTGTCGAGAGGTGGCGACAATTGCCGACATTGGATTGGTGACAATTGATTTGCCAATATGTGCTTTATTCCCGGTTCCACATTTGTGTCTTACTAATTTGGGtgctatttttgtaatttttaaaaattatatattatttttgtaatttttatttaattaataGTCCATCCGTTCAGAAATAAGAGACGTATTTTTTTACTCGGTCTTCAAAATTAGATTTATTTAAGAATTTcatacaaaatatattatttataactACAAAACTTacctaacataatttttttattataaattttattatataatttttatatactagataTTTCAGGCTGGTTGAGTCCGAGCGAGCACAATCAAATCCGAGTCCAACGCGAACTCGACTACTCTACTGACTACCGGTCTATAAAACCGCACCCAAGGGCGCCCATACGCAGCACAATTTTTCTTTCCGAAGAAGATGGGTAGGCAGCGCAGTTCAGCTCGCTCCGTTCTCCTACCCGACGACTCCGCTCGCCTCCTGCTGCAAGCTCGCTTCGCGAGCGCGAGATCCATCGGGGAATCATCAGCACCATCAGCCATGGGGAtcgaggaggaggacgtcgtCGGCTGGCCAACGGCGACGTCTGTAATACCaaatttttggaggaaaaaaaataaaaataaaaggaatttgACTgcattttttgactttttgatccgaggctcgtatggacgatcggagaccgcggttgcgttcatctcatcgagacgaacccattttgctattcatatgtccgttccgggcactttgagacccgtagcgagctCAATATATTTAGAccgtttgtttttttaaaaaaaaattaaaaaagaagaagagataagtACTGAACCATCCACACTCTTCTCGTGCTGCCTCgcgtttctttctttctttctctctctctctccgtcgtGGTGCGTGTCGCCCGCGTGCCGCGGCGTGCTGCTGCCGCGCGCCtacgagccgccgccgccgtacgTGCTGCGCGCCGCTGGCACTCGCCGTCGTGCGCTGCTGCTGCGTGCGCGCCGCTGTCGTGCGCCGTCGTCGCTGCCGCGAGCCGCCGTGTGCCTGCAAGCCGGGCCGCAGCCGTTGCTCTCTCTGTGTCGCTGCTAGCTGCTGCACAGAAGAAGCAAACAAGAACCGGCAAAGAAGAAAGCCagggaagaagagagaaaagaaaaaaggagaagagaaaagaaaagaaaaggagaagaagaaagaagaaagaagaaagccGGCCGGgagagaagccaggaagaagaaggaagaaagaaaaaaaaaagagaaaagaaagaaaaaggaaaagttggaaatttcgggatttcgtcggattcgtcgtcaatctttcgaaggcaatttctcggtaatttctggatATTTGTGatttgattaaatcaaatcaatcaattcctgtcgcaTTATTTCAggtgatcaatagtctgttttgtttcgataatcattattgattcgaagatacgatattcgagtcgaagtatttatttcgatcatcagagcgaagtctaattagtgagattttagttcgactctgaattgaaaatagtgtatcatttcatgtgatacaattgTCTGTTCAGTTTTTCGGAATGTAGGCGTATACGTgacgttttcagacgtagaattgacgcttcatattttatgtgttttaaatgtgtttcagtTTTAATAGTATGcatgtacaggtggtactattttcggacgttcttgatcgaattttcttcatcgtcggtaaaggcaagtgaatgtattgtatgactatgctttaacctaatattgggttgcctacattctttaattacagtgcattcatctaatctgaatgactgattctgaGCTAGGTACTATGTTttttacgtttccagaagtttactcgatgattgatttatgaagtgcagtaggcacgatatgccattctgcagttgttcattagtgttgtatgcaatgttttttttgaagtctcaagcatattccggaagttatgttggttatgcttgaagcacgtcatacatatacatctcatgcattggaagtttgtcgtcgtcttctggccgcgaccgtaccggtacagtaccgtatgtcacccgaggaggggtacggtgcacacccttacgttacccgaggaggggtaagggtgacgAGAGCATAttatgtgcatggttatgtcttattagggtacggtgcacacccttacgttacccgaggaggggtaagggtgaggagagcatatcatgtacatggttatgtctttttatgaaattcaatgaatcattcgcatcaaatcttatttcctttagttagcttgtatatagatatatatgtggctctgaaggcttataccaaccgaatgttaaaatttttaatgttatcattggacttgcttagtcataattgtttctcctagtgttggcggtctgtttcattactagtttctatttagaattgttagcacattcaactgtggctaaatagctttttgttaaagtacctttcacttgctgagatttttgaatctcacccgtgctttctttacaggtatgtttagatgttgacgtgcattttggggatggatcttggtagctgcacacactacctcatcaccatgttgatagctcaaccggtgttataaatggtggttttggtggtctgtcgtttgcTTGGTTTATGTCGTGGTatgacgctggtagcgtcgtgaaggtttctatatatatatgccggTTATGTCATATACTGTCTACCTGTGatctcttttggtcagttataccgtcctatagaggaaatgctgtcAAAATTTTCTGTTTTCATATAATTAGGCTTAGtggtaaagtagggtgttacagcttggtatcagagcctaggctttaggtcctaggtaattgaatgatgaacctgacacacttgcacaaatagaatgggtatgggatgcattgcattgcatacgTCTTGCTTATCTTTGTTTGCTTATGTTCACTATCTCAAATAAGTATTATTGAAGTTACTTGTTTGATAATCCACATATTCTTTAGTGTTTTATCATTGATCTATATTGTTAAGTTGTTGGAGTCAATTTCGTTGGAACGGTGGAATTGTCAGGGCGTTAAAATGGTTACCTTGGTCATTAGAACCTGAGAAGCTTCAGAGGATCAATAGCATAACTATTGTATGGCATTGCAGATGGGTTAAGTGGAGGGCCcccatgatgccttttctgcattgtcaggtgaggttgaccaagagttaggtttgcgATCCAACTATCCACATACAGAGCGAATATTTTGGGTACGAGATGGACTGGCCCCCATGTCGTTGATCCTAACTATTCGTTCTCGAAATGTCGGAGAAATGGATCGATGTGTGCCTTACCATATAAGATAAGGTGATAATGTTTTCAACCTAACCATTAGAATGGTGTAGGATTTCTTTTCCCCATGGAGTCGGGGCAATCTTTTTGCCGATTGTGTGAAAATGTGTTGATAGTGAGATTCTAATAGGGTTCTGAGagtttttctaatcttttgctagacttgtaccctagttgttgatgttttgaggATTAGTTAACACCTCGTGTTTAAGTTGAAATGTTTACATACCTTATGTGTCAGTTTCTTTAATATCTGAGAATAATCTTTTATGGTTGGAATATCTATGCATAttttgaaatgattatttgaggtaGTTATTTTGTTAAGTTAGCCTTTGTGGAAGAGTCCACTGGCTATGGGAGTTGGAGTCATCGATTGCGTTGCAGCGACTGATTCGCGTCATAGTGACGGTAGTGGAGTTGGTGTTGTTTAGAGGTTGGTGTTGTTTAGAGGTTGTCGGAAAAATTGTGGCCTATAACATCATTATGAGGTGCTATGTTGGCGTGTCGTTATGGGAGTTGGTAGTTGAGTCTGATAAATTCTACTCGCCGAGTAGATTCCGAAGATAAGGGTTATTTGAATCTTTCCTGGCTAAGTAACCGGAGGTATCACTAGAGCCTGTTGTAGCAATTCTTCGAGTGGTTCTTGGTATGTGGTTTGCTTTGAGACTTTCTTTCTTAGATTTCATGAATTGAGTGGATCTGAAGAAGTGGCTAGATCCTGGCTTAAGATTTTCCCGCAATGGAGCAGGTTTGTGTTTGTTGCTCCAGTTTATTCTCTAAGCTGAAGTTTTAGCCAGGAAGTGTCTGGGTAGGTTTGCATACTGGAAGTTTGTTCCTATTGGGAGTAAATATCTGCTGTTACATAAAGCGATACTCTACGTACTTGGTCGCTAAGATGTCAATAAGTGTTTTGAGAATAGCTTAAAATTGGTTTTATCTAAACTCTGGTTTGAGGGAAGAGCATTGTAAATAGTGGAGTTTATTCCAGAATTTAAGTGCTGAGATTAAAGTTATGTTTGGGAGCTAAGGGTTGCTCTCCTGTTTAAAGGAGTGTTGTGAAAGAGGATGAACCATTGGGGTGTATCTTTGTAGTTTTGTTGCTGTTTAGGAGAGGGTATGCCTTCTAAGGACCCGGAGAGAAGCATTGTATACTAACGCTCAACCCGTTGACGGTAAACTGGTGTTGCAAATGGTGTTTTCTAAActaaattggagttggattaaCAAGGTTGAGTTTGTTGAagtcatattttcaaccctcttcATAAGCATTCCGCAGTGATTATCTTGTTGGCTAGATTAACTGATGTCTTTTCAACTTTCGAGGAGGATGTGTCTTTGCATGCAATTctactttgaagaagttgtggtGTGGTTACCGATAGTATGACTGGCCTGGGAATGTGAGCAAGATGTGAAGTTCTTTAGTATGCCAGTTTGGCATGTTTCTGAACGTACCGGTCAACATAATTTATCTATTGGTCCAACTACCTCTGGATGGAAGTGTTCTGGTATTCAAGCTGGAAAGTGCAAGTCTAAACTTGTACCAAGAAGGACGAGTCGTTAGGTATTTGGAAGGGTTGAATTAGGCAAGTGGTTGTAATCTCCTGTTCACCCCTTCTAGACTTGGTGATATATCGGGATGAGAATAATCAACTGGAGGTTTATATCTTAACGTTGTGACTGTCTCTTGTGTAGATTTACCCGCACTCGTATTTTTGGAGTTAGTGATGTTGGTAGAAAAGGTGaagtgttgatgtttctttaatCCTGAACCATAAAGGTTTTAAATTGATCCTCCCTGTgaaagagttgaagttgaagcgaAGAAGGTTTATATTCTTATTGGGGGTTTTGGCCTGAGTTTGTGGAGTtagccaaacaatatttttggtgTGATTGCATCCACTAAAAAGGATGTTTCTAGACAACTAATGCCTTGGTTTTAGAACTAGTCGAAGAGAGTGTCTCATAATTGGCTGGTATAGTATTAACAGAAATGTTGTGTGTTCTTGGATTCGTTTTCCCTTGTAAAAGTGAGAAGGCAACGGAATGATAAAGACCATCCAATGTAACAGAGATTCAGGGTTTTCTTGGATTCGCTGGCCAGTATCgacattttatacaaggttttcttttattgcaaagcctatgattagacttaccgagaagtgtgttccatttgtatggactgatgaatgtgaggtcagtttccaaacattaaagaataagttggtgaacgctcctattttggctttgcccgagagtggtAAGCGTTGCATAGTTTACACTGATGTTTCTCGAATTGGACTTGgctgtgtccttatgcaagaaggtcgggtaattgcatatgcttctagacaattgaaaactcatgaacagaattatcccactcatgatttagaattggctgtagtggtttttgccttgaagagttggaggcattacctgtatggtgagtcatgtgatattttcactgatcataagagtctcaagtacattttcactcaaagagatctgaatttgagacaacgaagatggttagaattaatcgAAGACTATGATCTGACGATTCAGTATCATCCCagaaaggcaaatgtggtacCTGACGCCCTTAGTAGAACAGGTgtacctaaagcaataatgtCTTTATATTCAGACTTGGATCGGATGGGGATATCTTTTTGTTTTGCTGGCACTGTGCAGATagaaactcaaatgatcatccaatctgctatacctgaacgtgtacgtgaagctcaacagcatgatcatcttcttttagaagttcgaaaGAGATTTTCAGCAGGAGGATCAAAAGAGTTTAATGTGGATGAGCATGGTGCAATACGTTTTAGAGGACGTCTCTGTGTACCACAGAAGacagatgtgaaaatggatatattgagaAAAGCTCACCGGACTCCTTATACAATTCATCCGGGGGgaaccaaaatgtatcgagatCTAAAGCAAAATTTtcggtggaaaaggatgaaagtggatattgctaagtatgttgcaGCTTGTGGTTTCTGCCAACAGGTAAAGGCTGAGcataaaagacctgcaggattaaTGCAATCCTTAGAAATTCCAGAATAAAAATaggaacatatcactatggacttttgttgggttgcctcgttcacctcgaggcagagatgctatttgggttgtcgtggataggcttacaaaaaactacacatttcattccaatgaagacaaccagttcggcacatgatttggctcccttgCATATCAGGAaaatagtgaggttgcatggtgtgccaaattcgatcatttcagatcgggattccaaatttgtatcccagttttaacagagtttgcttataataatagctattaagctagtattcggatggctccttttgaggccctgtatggccgaaggtgtgtttcccctttgtgttgggaCTCTGTCGGAGAGAGATCACTACTTGGTCCAAAATTGGTCCAGCAAACCTCAGAGAAGGTATACCAAATACGTCAGAACctgttggctgctcaaagtcaacagaagagctatgcagatatccgGAGACGAGACCTAGAATTTACAGTTGGTGACTATGTTCTTCACAGAGTGTTgccaaccaaaggtgttgtacATTTTGGTATCTCTGGGAAGCTTAACCCGAGATACATTGGTCCTTTTCTAATCACAGACCGAGTAGGCAGTTTGGAATACCGTCTTGAGttaccagactcaatgagtggagtacataatgtcttctatgtttctatgctaagaaaatatctgagagacccTGAGCTGCCCCCAGGTCTCAGGGAAGAATTGACCTAGTGTAGGCAACGTGGTGATTCTCCACCCTAACAGCCGCAGAGCTGACAAGCTGCTACTGCAATGGCGTGCTTGCGCACGAGACCAAGTCTGTGCCGCCCGCGCCTGAGCTCGGTCTTGGAGTCTAGTGCTGCACTAGACTTCTTTTCATCTCCTCCCGCAGAAACAAATGGACCAACGAACAGACGCGACCAGATCAAGGCGTGTAATCGCACGGTGACGACTTCTGCCTTCTAGGTTGGGAGGGAGAGAGCCAAGGAGGGGAGGCTCGTTGTGATGGCGCTGGATGACGACGGCGAGTGGGTCGGTGCGGTTAGGGTGGTGGTGTAAGAGGCGATGACGACTGTGACGCTGCGGCTGGTGCTGTCATACAAGTTGATGGCGTAAGTGGTGCGGCAGAAAATAGTACCATATCGACAAATCAATTGTCAAGAGGTGGCGACAATTGCCGACAGTGGCTTGGTGACAATCGATTTGCCAATATGTGTTTTATTCCCGACTCTACATTTGTGTCTTACTAACTTGGtgctatttttgcaatttttaaaaattatatattatttttgtaatttttatttaattaatactcCATCCGTTCAGAAATAAGAGACGTATTTTCTTACTTGGTCTTcgaaattagatttttttaaaatttttgtacaaaatatattatttatagctacaaaacctatataacatgattttttaattataaattttattatataatttttatatactagataTTTCAGGCTGGTTGAGTCCGACCGAGCACGATCAAGTCCGAGTCCAACGCGAACC
The sequence above is drawn from the Phragmites australis chromosome 10, lpPhrAust1.1, whole genome shotgun sequence genome and encodes:
- the LOC133930263 gene encoding uncharacterized protein LOC133930263 — its product is MWGHGWWNGPGTIKLESNGAGGVRRDYNGDVVMCDTLSAVSQFVSDVLNHPHSSRAASRFFLSFSLSLRRGACRPRAAACCCRAPTSRRRRTCCAPLALAVVRCCCVRAAVVRRRRCREPPCACKPGRSRCSLCVAASCCTEEANKNRQRRKPGKKREKKKGEEKRKEKEKKKEERRKPAGREARKKKEERKKKEKRKKKEKLEISGFRRIRRQSFEGNFSVVLFSDVLDRIFFIVGKGMFRC